A stretch of Cicer arietinum cultivar CDC Frontier isolate Library 1 chromosome 5, Cicar.CDCFrontier_v2.0, whole genome shotgun sequence DNA encodes these proteins:
- the TOC1B gene encoding two-component response regulator-like APRR1 isoform X2 — MESEGFNLNRETSGGNNGGKIGDGFVDRSKVRILLCDSDVNSSQEVVTLLLRCCYQVISVKSARQVIDALNAEGDHIDLILAEVGLPKKKGMKMLKYIARDKGLHRIPVIMMSAQDEVSVVVKCLKLGAADYLVKPLRTNELLNLWTHMWRRRRMLGLAEKNMLNYDFDLVASEPSDANTNSTTLFSDDTDDKSKRSIVPETGISGQQEQESTVALSAAVYETPDLHASECLPDVHGINDQLTAHFSSGPKKSELRIGVGETSAFFTYVKASMLKRNLEGIDHVDKDAASHMRDLEGIDEACVQQGASDLKIRENRETCESQSQNDLPSSNIPDSLSIERSCTPPASMEGSQQNHYKEKNLHHGLMHPRNGTHYSELEISGVAAQHAYPYYLSGVINHVLMPSSAQMYQKNVQDLQNHDSTSMIGPQYNHLPQGGPHATGMMSFPYYPMSMCLQPGQIPTAHSWPSFGGSRSSEAKLTKVDRREAALIKFRQKRKERCFDKKIRYVNRKQLAERRPRVRGQFVRKSNGANLDLNGQPPSIEYDDDEEDEDDRRARDYSPGDV, encoded by the exons TTATTTCAGTGAAGTCAGCAAGACAGGTAATTGATGCACTTAATGCCGAGGGAGATCACATAGATCTCATACTAGCTGAAGTTGGTCTTCCGAAGAAGAAGGGCATGAAGATGTTGAAGTACATAGCACGAGACAAAGGATTGCACAGAATTCCTGTTATAA TGATGTCTGCACAAGATGAGGTATCTGTTGTTGTCAAGTGCTTGAAACTTGGAGCAGCTGACTATCTAGTAAAGCCTTTACGCACAAATGAACTATTAAACTTGTGGACGCACATGTGGAGAAGGAGGCGCATG CTTGGACTTGCAGAGAAGAACATGTTAAATTATGACTTTGATTTGGTAGCATCAGAGCCTAGTGATGCCAATACAAACAGTACCACCTTATTCTCTGATGACACCGATGATAAGTCCAAGAGAAGCATTGTTCCAGAGACAGGAATTTCAGGCCAACAAGAGCAAGAG TCTACTGTTGCACTTTCTGCTGCTGTTTATGAAACTCCAGATCTTCATGCATCAGAATGCTTGCCTGATGTCCATGGAATAAATGATCAGCTAACAG CACATTTTTCATCTGGTCCAAAGAAGAGTGAACTAAGGATTGGGGTTGGGGAAACATCAGCCTTCTTCACTTATGTTAAAGCATCAATGCTAAAGAGAAACCTTGAAGGGATTGACCATGTCGACAAAGATGCTGCCTCACATATGAGAGATCTTGAAGGGATTGATGAAGCATGTGTTCAACAAGGGGCTAGTGACCTCAAAATACGTGAAAATCGAGAGACGTGTGAAAGTCAATCGCAAAATGACTTACCCAGCAGCAATATACCTGATTCTTTATCTATTGAGAGATCTTGTACTCCACCTGCATCAATGGAAGGTTCACAGCAAAACCATTACAAGGAAAAAAATTTACATCACGGTCTAATGCATCCAAGAAATGGGACACACTATTCAGAGCTTGAAATATCTGGCGTGGCTGCACAACATGCGTATCCATATTATTTGTCAGGGGTTATTAATCATGTTTTGATGCCTTCTTCGGCACAAATGTATCAAAAGAATGTGCAGGACTTGCAGAATCATGATAGTACATCTATGATTGGGCCCCAGTACAATCATCTTCCACAAGGCGGTCCTCATGCGACCGGCATGATGTCCTTCCCATATTACCCAATGAGTATGTGCTTACAACCGGGTCAGATTCCTACAGCTCATTCATGGCCCTCGTTTGGAGGCTCAAGATCATCCGAAGCAAAATTAACTAAAGTTGATAGAAGAGAAGCAGCGTTGATTAAATTCAGACAGAAGAGGAAAGAGCGTTGCTTTGATAAGAAAATTAGGTATGTCAATCGGAAACAACTGGCTGAAAGAAGGCCTCGTGTGAGGGGACAGTTTGTCAGAAAGTCAAATGGTGCTAATTTGGATCTTAATGGACAGCCTCCTTCCATTgaatatgatgatgatgaagaagacGAAGATGACCGGAGAGCTAGAGATTACTCACCTGGGGATGTTTGA
- the TOC1B gene encoding two-component response regulator-like APRR1 isoform X1 yields MESEGFNLNRETSGGNNGGKIGDGFVDRSKVRILLCDSDVNSSQEVVTLLLRCCYQVISVKSARQVIDALNAEGDHIDLILAEVGLPKKKGMKMLKYIARDKGLHRIPVIMMSAQDEVSVVVKCLKLGAADYLVKPLRTNELLNLWTHMWRRRRMLGLAEKNMLNYDFDLVASEPSDANTNSTTLFSDDTDDKSKRSIVPETGISGQQEQESFQRKWDVKCDAATEVKLYSKKMLSTVALSAAVYETPDLHASECLPDVHGINDQLTAHFSSGPKKSELRIGVGETSAFFTYVKASMLKRNLEGIDHVDKDAASHMRDLEGIDEACVQQGASDLKIRENRETCESQSQNDLPSSNIPDSLSIERSCTPPASMEGSQQNHYKEKNLHHGLMHPRNGTHYSELEISGVAAQHAYPYYLSGVINHVLMPSSAQMYQKNVQDLQNHDSTSMIGPQYNHLPQGGPHATGMMSFPYYPMSMCLQPGQIPTAHSWPSFGGSRSSEAKLTKVDRREAALIKFRQKRKERCFDKKIRYVNRKQLAERRPRVRGQFVRKSNGANLDLNGQPPSIEYDDDEEDEDDRRARDYSPGDV; encoded by the exons TTATTTCAGTGAAGTCAGCAAGACAGGTAATTGATGCACTTAATGCCGAGGGAGATCACATAGATCTCATACTAGCTGAAGTTGGTCTTCCGAAGAAGAAGGGCATGAAGATGTTGAAGTACATAGCACGAGACAAAGGATTGCACAGAATTCCTGTTATAA TGATGTCTGCACAAGATGAGGTATCTGTTGTTGTCAAGTGCTTGAAACTTGGAGCAGCTGACTATCTAGTAAAGCCTTTACGCACAAATGAACTATTAAACTTGTGGACGCACATGTGGAGAAGGAGGCGCATG CTTGGACTTGCAGAGAAGAACATGTTAAATTATGACTTTGATTTGGTAGCATCAGAGCCTAGTGATGCCAATACAAACAGTACCACCTTATTCTCTGATGACACCGATGATAAGTCCAAGAGAAGCATTGTTCCAGAGACAGGAATTTCAGGCCAACAAGAGCAAGAG TCTTTTCAAAGGAAATGGGATGTCAAGTGTGATGCTGCTACAGAGGTTAAGTTATATTCCAAGAAGATGTTG TCTACTGTTGCACTTTCTGCTGCTGTTTATGAAACTCCAGATCTTCATGCATCAGAATGCTTGCCTGATGTCCATGGAATAAATGATCAGCTAACAG CACATTTTTCATCTGGTCCAAAGAAGAGTGAACTAAGGATTGGGGTTGGGGAAACATCAGCCTTCTTCACTTATGTTAAAGCATCAATGCTAAAGAGAAACCTTGAAGGGATTGACCATGTCGACAAAGATGCTGCCTCACATATGAGAGATCTTGAAGGGATTGATGAAGCATGTGTTCAACAAGGGGCTAGTGACCTCAAAATACGTGAAAATCGAGAGACGTGTGAAAGTCAATCGCAAAATGACTTACCCAGCAGCAATATACCTGATTCTTTATCTATTGAGAGATCTTGTACTCCACCTGCATCAATGGAAGGTTCACAGCAAAACCATTACAAGGAAAAAAATTTACATCACGGTCTAATGCATCCAAGAAATGGGACACACTATTCAGAGCTTGAAATATCTGGCGTGGCTGCACAACATGCGTATCCATATTATTTGTCAGGGGTTATTAATCATGTTTTGATGCCTTCTTCGGCACAAATGTATCAAAAGAATGTGCAGGACTTGCAGAATCATGATAGTACATCTATGATTGGGCCCCAGTACAATCATCTTCCACAAGGCGGTCCTCATGCGACCGGCATGATGTCCTTCCCATATTACCCAATGAGTATGTGCTTACAACCGGGTCAGATTCCTACAGCTCATTCATGGCCCTCGTTTGGAGGCTCAAGATCATCCGAAGCAAAATTAACTAAAGTTGATAGAAGAGAAGCAGCGTTGATTAAATTCAGACAGAAGAGGAAAGAGCGTTGCTTTGATAAGAAAATTAGGTATGTCAATCGGAAACAACTGGCTGAAAGAAGGCCTCGTGTGAGGGGACAGTTTGTCAGAAAGTCAAATGGTGCTAATTTGGATCTTAATGGACAGCCTCCTTCCATTgaatatgatgatgatgaagaagacGAAGATGACCGGAGAGCTAGAGATTACTCACCTGGGGATGTTTGA